The DNA region CCGGCGATCCGTTGGACGGCCTGGTGGCGGAGCGCCCGGTGCCGGTGGATCTCGCCGTGGCGGAGCCACCGCTGATCGAAGATCCGGACACCGAGAAGCAAACCGAGCCGGTGGCCTGGAACGCCTACGCCGCCAGCGGCGACGTGACGGCGCCGGTGGTCTACGCCAACTACGGAACCAAGGCCGACTTCGAGCGCCTGGCGGAACTGGAGGTGCCGACCGCAGGCGCCATCGTGCTGGCCCGCTACGGCGGCAACTTTCGCGGCTTCAAGGCGAAGTATGCCGAGGCCGCCGGCGCCGCCGGGCTGGTGATGTTCAGCGATCCCGGGGACTCGGGCTTCGCTCGCGGCCTGCCCTGGCCGGAAGGCGGCTGGGGGAACCGCCACCAGATCCAGCACGGTTCGATCCTCACTCTGCCCTGGGCTGGCGATCCCCTCACCCCCTTCGAGGAGGCCTCCGAAAAGGCCGAGCGCCGCGACCCGGCGACCCTCGCCCTGCCGAAGATTCCCGTGCAGCCGGTGGGATGGGAGGCGGCGCTGGAGATCCTCCGGCGCATGCGCGGCTCGGTGGTGCCGCCGGAGTGGCAGGGCGGCCTGCCGCTGACCTACCGCCTCGGCGGCGGCCCGCTGCGCCTTCGGCTGCAGGTCGAGCAGCGGCGACAGCTAGTGGAAACGGCCAACGTCCTCGGTACCCTACGCGGCTCCGAGAAGCCGGATCAGAAGGTGATCATGGGCTCCCACCACGACGCCTGGTCTTTTGGCGCCGGCGACCCGAACGCCGGCTCGATCGTCGTGCTCGAGACCGCCCGAGCCTTCGCCCAGGCCGCCCGCCAGGGTCATCGGCCGCGCCGCTCGGTGGTATTCGCTCACTGGGGAGCCGAGGAGTTCGGCATCATCGGCTCGACGGAGTGGGTGGAGGGCAACCGCCGCGACCTGGCCGCCAACGCCGTCGCCTACATCAACCTGGACGGCGCGGCGATGGGTACGCGACTCGGGGTGTCGGCCTCGCCGGTGCTCCAGGGGCCGGCCATCGACGCGGCGACAGACCTCCCCCACCCGCGCAGCGAGGGTTCGATGCTCGCCGCCTGGCAGGGGGGTTCCGAGACCCCGCCCTTCGGCAATCTCGGCGGCGGCTCGGACCATGTGGCCTTCTACTGCCACCTGGGCATCCCGTCGATCGGGATCTCCGGTCGCGGCAGCCCCGGCAGCGCCTATCACTCGGCCTACGAGACCCTCGCCTGGTACCGCCAGGTGGTGGGCGACGACTACAACTCGGCGCGCATGCTCTCCCGGCTCGTCAGCCGCCTGGCGGCCAACCTGGCGGACTCCCGGGTCTTGCCCTACGATCCCGCGGCCTACGCCGTGGAGGCGCGACGCCATCTCTCGGCGCTCGCCGACCTGCCCGGTGCCGAGCCGGCGCGCTGGCAGCCGCTGGTGGAATCCCTCGACGCATTTGCCCCCTGCGCCGAGGCATTCTCCCGCCGCCTGGAGCGGGCCGCCGAAGGCGGCGAATTCGCCGGCCGGGAGGTGATCGACGATCTCCTGCTGCGCCTGGAGCGCGCATGGCTGGCGCCGGAGGGGCTACCGGAGCGTCCCTGGTTTCGCAACCTGTTCGCCGCTACGGACCCCACTTCCGGCTACGCCGCCTGGATGCTACCGGCGCTGCGCCGGGCGATCGAGGCCAGCGACGGCCCGGCGCAAAGCGAGGCGACGGAGCAACTCCGGCGGACCTTCGACAAGCTGCACGCGGTGATCGACCAAGGCCTGCAGCTCTTGCCCCCGGAAGCCACCGCCGAGGCCGCGCCGTGAAGCCTCGGATTTCGATCATCGGCGTTCCGATGGACCTCGGCCAGGCGCGACGCGGCGTCGACATGGGCCCGAGCGCCTTGCGCTACGCCGGCCTGAGGGAACGGGTAGAGGCCCTCGGCCACGAAGTGCGCGACGAAGGGAACCTGGAGATTCCCATTCGCGACACCCTACCGAAGGAGGGAGGCTTGGGGTTCCTGCCGGCGGTGGTCGCGGCTGGCGAAGCCGTATATCGAGCCGGTGAAGAGGCGATCGGCCGAGGTGACGTTCCGCTGTTTCTGGGCGGCGATCACTCGATCGCCGCCGACACCGTGGGCGCCGCCACCCACCACGGCCCGGCGGGGGTGGTGTGGATCGATGCCCACGGCGATTTCAATACTCCCGAAACGTCGCCTTCCGGCAACATCCACGGCATGCCGCTGGCGGCCCTGACGGGCCTCGGTCACCCCGAGCTGGTCAACCTGGGCAGGCCGGGACCCAAGGTCGACCCGGCGGACGTCGTGTTGATCGGGATCCGCGATCTCGATCCGCAGGAGAGGGTGCTGCTGCGCGACAGCGGCGCCGGCGTCTACACCATGCGCGAGATCGACGAACTGGGTATCGCGTCGGTGGCCGAAGAGGCGATGCGCCGCCTTTCGCACCTGCCGAAGATCCACGTCAGCCTCGATATGGACAGCGTGGATCCCAGCGAGGCGCCGGGGGTGGGAACTCCGGTGCGCGGCGGCCTGAACTTTCGGGAAGCGCACCTGTTGCTCGAGATCCTGTCGAATCGGGCGCAGGTCCGCTCGATCGACATCGTCGAGGTCAACCCGATCCTGGACCACAAGAACCGCACCGCCGCTTTGGCCATCGATCTGCTGACGTCCCTCCTCGGCAAATCCATCTTTTAGGACTTCGTCACCCCGCTCGCACTATCGTTTCAGTACTCTGCTACTCTCTTCAAAAACAGGCGCCAAGGGTGTGACGAAATCCTCGCCACCCGTCGCCCCGCTCTCTCAGGTGGTACGATGAAGGCCATACGTATCTGGACTTCAAGACTGCAAATGTGCTGCTATTGCAATTGATTTGCTTTATTACATTCTCTCGCGAACGACGCGAGATCCGGAGGCCCACCCATGTTCTCGACCCCCCGTAAAGGCTCCTTCTTCCGCCTCCCGCTGGCCGCCTTCCTCGTCCTCGCCGCGACGACCGCGACGGCATCGGCCCAACCGGCCTTCCAGAAGGTGTTCTCGCCCGATTCCATCGGCCCCAGCAGCACCTCCGAGCTGGTGTTCACGATCACCAATGGATCGGCCACACCGGTGACGGACATGGCCTTTTCGGACACTCTGCCGGCGGACGTCGTCCTCCAGACGCCCGCCGCCGCGACCACCGACTGCGTGGGGGCCACCCTCACCGCTCCGGACGGTGATTCCACCATCACCTTTTCCGACGGCAGCGTCCCCGGAAGTCAAAGCTGCACGGTGCGTGTCTTGGTCACGGCCGCCGCCGCCGGCACCTACGTCAATACCAGCGGTGACCTGACGTCCAGCGCTGGCAACAGCGGAACCGCTTCCGACACCCTGAACGTCCTAGACAATCGACCCGGCTTTTCGAAGAGCTTCGCGGACGCCTCCCTGCTGGTGGGCGAGACCACCACCCTGACCTTCGATATCGACACCTCGGCGATCGCCAGCAACGCCTTCAACGTCAGCTTCACGGACTCGCTGCCTGCGGGGCTGGTAGTGGCTACTCCACCCAATGCTACGGTGAGCTGCATCGCGACCTTCGCACCCACCGCCGGGGGCACATCGGTGAGTCTGTTCTCAGGCTTCATTCCCGCCGCCGATGCGGGCTGTACGGCGACCGTTGATATCACCGCCACGGCCTTCGGAACCCAGCTCAACCGCACGACGAATCTGACCAGCTCGACGGGCAACTCCGGCTTCGCGGTAGACACCCTCGACGTAACCGTGCCGCGGGAGCTGCTCACCAAGCGCTTCGTGGGCAGCGCGGTGCCCGGCGGCACCGTCACCCTCGAGTTCACCTTGACCAACTTCGACCGCGACTTCGCGGCCACGGACATCGAATTCACGGACGATTTGGACGCCGTCCTGTCGGGCTTGACGGCCCTCGGATTGCCCTTGGCGGATCCCTGCGGCGCCGGCTCGCAGCTCACCGGCACTTCGGTGCTGACCTTCACCGGCGGCAGTCTGCCGCCGGAGGGCTCTTGCACCTTCTCGGTCGACCTCCAGATCCCCGCCGGCGCTACTCCTGGGGACTACCCCAACACCACCAGCAGCCCAACGGCGACGGTCGACGGCGGCACGCAGACCTTTGCGCCGGCGACAGACACCCTGCCAGTCGATGCCGCGCCGGTAGTGAATAAAATCTTCCTGGACAATCCCGTGCTGGCCGGTACCTCGACCAACATCGAGTTCACGGTGACCAATTCGTCGCCGACGGAAGCGGCGACGGCAGTCACCTTCGAAGATCCGCTGGATTCCATTTTCACCGCCACCGGCCTCCCCGCCTCGCCCTGCGGCGGCGGTTCCACGGTGTTCGTGGACACCAGTTCCGGAACAGCGGTGCTGACCCTGATCAACGGCTCACTGCCGGCCGGAGGCTCCTGCACCTTCCAGATTCCCGTGACGGTGGCCGCCGCCGCGGCACCGGGCACCTACCCCAACCGGACCACCGCTCCCACCGCCACGGTAGCCGGAGAAACCGTCGTCGGCGTACCGGGAGCCGATGACCTGCTGGTGATTGGCGCGCCGGATTTCGCCAAGAGCTTCAGTCCCAACGCCGTCGCCGCCGGCGCCACGGTGGACTTGGAGTTCACTCTCAGCCT from Acidobacteriota bacterium includes:
- a CDS encoding M28 family peptidase, with protein sequence MKSIVPPILVLAALAASLQAESPTQGSSQPEPLRSARPALLDALDAVPEAKHLARWHDLLSSEPHLAGSEGDRWVIDHLAEAMDAMGLEVEVHRFWAYLSLPVSARLTIVDQPSAGDPLDGLVAERPVPVDLAVAEPPLIEDPDTEKQTEPVAWNAYAASGDVTAPVVYANYGTKADFERLAELEVPTAGAIVLARYGGNFRGFKAKYAEAAGAAGLVMFSDPGDSGFARGLPWPEGGWGNRHQIQHGSILTLPWAGDPLTPFEEASEKAERRDPATLALPKIPVQPVGWEAALEILRRMRGSVVPPEWQGGLPLTYRLGGGPLRLRLQVEQRRQLVETANVLGTLRGSEKPDQKVIMGSHHDAWSFGAGDPNAGSIVVLETARAFAQAARQGHRPRRSVVFAHWGAEEFGIIGSTEWVEGNRRDLAANAVAYINLDGAAMGTRLGVSASPVLQGPAIDAATDLPHPRSEGSMLAAWQGGSETPPFGNLGGGSDHVAFYCHLGIPSIGISGRGSPGSAYHSAYETLAWYRQVVGDDYNSARMLSRLVSRLAANLADSRVLPYDPAAYAVEARRHLSALADLPGAEPARWQPLVESLDAFAPCAEAFSRRLERAAEGGEFAGREVIDDLLLRLERAWLAPEGLPERPWFRNLFAATDPTSGYAAWMLPALRRAIEASDGPAQSEATEQLRRTFDKLHAVIDQGLQLLPPEATAEAAP
- the rocF gene encoding arginase is translated as MKPRISIIGVPMDLGQARRGVDMGPSALRYAGLRERVEALGHEVRDEGNLEIPIRDTLPKEGGLGFLPAVVAAGEAVYRAGEEAIGRGDVPLFLGGDHSIAADTVGAATHHGPAGVVWIDAHGDFNTPETSPSGNIHGMPLAALTGLGHPELVNLGRPGPKVDPADVVLIGIRDLDPQERVLLRDSGAGVYTMREIDELGIASVAEEAMRRLSHLPKIHVSLDMDSVDPSEAPGVGTPVRGGLNFREAHLLLEILSNRAQVRSIDIVEVNPILDHKNRTAALAIDLLTSLLGKSIF